In a genomic window of Myxococcota bacterium:
- a CDS encoding SDR family NAD(P)-dependent oxidoreductase, producing MSRVQGKVAIVTGAASNPGLGRAIATTLAREGARVVVTDIDEAGVRECADA from the coding sequence ATGAGCAGGGTCCAGGGCAAGGTGGCCATCGTCACCGGCGCCGCGTCGAACCCGGGCCTGGGGCGCGCGATCGCGACGACGCTCGCGCGCGAGGGCGCGCGCGTCGTCGTGACCGACATCGACGAGGCCGGCGTCCGTGAGTGCGCCGACGCGAT